In the Drosophila teissieri strain GT53w chromosome 3R, Prin_Dtei_1.1, whole genome shotgun sequence genome, GATTTCTGTCCTGAGATCAGCGTGCTCCACTTGACAAGACCCTCTGAAATCAATCCTATTGCCCTATGCCAATATGACCTACCGTTGGGCACAAAGGTATCGATGATGATGGCCAGTTCGGATCTCATCTATTACGGCCGTCGGAGAACTGAAATAATCTCAAATCGCGTCTGCAAGACAACATTCCAAAAAGAGGATTCCATGTACATAACTCCCAGTATGCTGTGTGCAAGGAACTCTGCGAATCCGGAAAAGTGTGCCACTGCTCCGGGTGATGCCTTACTAATAGACCATCAATTATGTGGCTTGAACATTTATGGATTTCGCTGTTTTCAAAATGCACTCAATGGCGATCTCTACATAAACCTCCACAAACTGCAGCCCATGATCGGCGATTTGATCCGGAAACTTAATGGTTAAAGTGTGGTATTTAAATCCGTTTcgggaaaagaaaactaattCTTGTGTTGTGGAACTGGATCAGTTAAAAACTTATAATGCAGCTAAGTCAACTAGTTTTAGTACTAGCACTCTGCCATGGATCAGTTTTTGGATTTTCTGAGACGGCGCCACAGATAAATCTAGGTGAAATACCGCTCAATGGACAACCCTATCAGATAGTGCGCGTTATTGAGTACATAGTGCCATATCCCTACCAGAGATCTCCCAAAATATCCGCTAGAACTTCGAGTGTAAGAAACAAGGAATCCAACAGTCTGGAAATAATTCCCGCTGACATCGAAACTCTTCTAAACGATGGAAGAGCCACAACAGAGGCACCAAAGGCAGTGAAGCATTTCGTTATGCGAATCCTTTATGAAAACAGAGTCATTTGCAGTGGTGCTCTAATCTCGAGTCGTCTGGTCTTAACCTCTGCCCACTGCTTTCCCAGGACTCTGCATCAACATCCTTCTAGCTTATACAAACTGCAGGCCAGTCGGAGTCGGATATATTCGGTGGCCAATCTAATTACCGGCACCATAGAAGACATGGCTCTATTGCTGCTCAGCGCTCCACTGAAGGATCCCCTCGTCCAACCGATTGATCTGTGTGACTCACCTCTCCGAAGGAATGGCAATGTCACCATGTACATGTCACAGCAACATCTGCGCTTCCTGCGCACCAAACTCATTCCCAATAGGAATTGCAAAAACAGCTATGCCCAGGACGAGAACGCCTTCATCACCCAGACCATGTTGTGCGCCCTGAACTCAAACAGGTTGGTGGACTGCCAGACGGCCAAGGGGGATGTCCTGCTCCACCAGGATCGGGTGTGCGGAGTGGACATCTACGGACAGCACTGCTCCGATGGGGGCGTCAATGGCGAGCTGTATGCCGACGTCTTTAAAGCCAGGACTCAACTAATGCACTTGATTGAGCGCTATTCAAACTAAGCGATTTAACTAAGAAATTtcgtaaaatatatatacttactTATTTTCCTATGATTTTTgtctaaaaatgtttaaatcaaATCCTAAAGTAGAGAACGCACATACATTTATTGCCGCCGTTCAATGTTCGTGTGCTgcccaaatcaaatcaatctCACTAAACaaacactgaaaacaaaagggCGAAAGTGGGGtggaccaaaaaaaaatcgcaAATAAAATCAGGGGATGCCGCCTTCTGTTGGTCGTGGGTAAAATTGAAAGTCGCCACCAACAAAATCAGAGTAACACAAAGAGCACTCGCTGGCGAtgtttttttaacattttattttctttcaatttGCGGCTTAAAAAAGTTAACTGTTCCATTAAAATGCCCTGAACTGCAATGACTATGATGTATGTAAATTTGAGcgaaaaaacaaatggcaaaaaacaaaaattgtgaaaaaaaaatgcacaatAAGAGACACAAGCGCCACCCAAACCCTCTAAAATCATCATGACAGGAAAAAGGTGTTACACTTGGCTTGAAATTTACACcgtcggtgggcgtggcaacataggGGCTTCTGTGGCAAAAAAGGGGACGAGATGGTGTcctggaaaaaaaaaacccgaaGCTTCGCTGGCGGCTATGGATACGTCGCtagcttttggctttggctttgcgctaaaatatgcaattttgTCATGAAATATGCACATGTCCACCGCGCGGCAAGGACGAAACGCCGtgccacccaccgccacccacctACAGCAGCACTATCAGCGAcggcaacaaaataaatttaaaaggcaacatacataaataaattaagcatttaaaaacCCAACGGGAATAATGAAAGCCATAAAAGGCTTAGGTAGTGCGAATCTGGAAGTGCCCTTCACAAGGATTAAgctaattataaaaaaaatcgtaGTAGGAGTGATATAATGCTACTAAAGAAAATCTTTTCCATTCGAATTTTCCGCAAATTACAATAGCCCTTCTATTGAAATTAAGATAGTAAAGAATGTACATAACGTAAGAAATTCgccaataaaaactattaaatgaACTGAATGAATTTAAAGCGCATCAAGAGTATCTATGTTGTCTATAGAAAAGTTTCCCATAACTTTGccaccagccacgcccaccattTGACATTTAAATGCAACGAAGCCTGTCGAAAATGTTGCCGCCAACATCATCGCGAACAACTAAATTTATGTACAtagaaattaatattaaagaaaaaacgaGCAGCgtgtttttgtataaaataaaggATGCCAGAGTGGCTGACGGTATTAGTGCAACACGGGATAATATtgaaacagaaaacaacaaatgacATGAAAAAAACTTCAGCACTAGTgtgataataaaaacaataaaacaaatatacattCCATTTGACTAAAAAATTGTTTCCCCCTGGCAATTGCCGCGCCCCCAAGCCACTTGAACCACTTTAGCCACTTcgccgcccacttttccgcacCCCCGCTTTTCAGTGACCCGCTGACCTAccgcaaatatttattgtttgacAATTTTTATTGCCTACTTTCAGGCGATTGTCGCTAGCTCAAAAGCGGAAGTGCGCTGAAGGAGGAGGGTGAAACTTTTCtggaaaaaattcaaaaggCGTTAAAATGATTTTCAGAAACTTTGGCCCTACGTGACTTTGTCCCCAGCATCGGTCCAGCCTACATATTGTTCAATTTCCTGCCGGGCCGCCCGCACTGACTGAATCAAAATAGGTGGCATAAACAGCAGCcgcggcagtggcagcggcaacaaaagtGTTCGGAGACCCTGCGCTGCGCTgggtataaaataaaagttttccaCTTAAGGTTTATGAAAAGTTTAAGACCGGCCGCCGCCCGAAGGGCCACCGCCATCCAGCAAACACATTCGCACTTACCTCAGGCCGGCAAATGCGGAAGCGGAAACTACGGTCGAAAAATGATGAATACCCAGTGAGAAGTGAGAAGGACTCGGGTCCCCGTCGATCCCCGGCCAAtacaacacaaaaacacactccAGAGGGATGCTGGCAATGACTATAATATCCCTGGAACCGCTCGAAGATTTTTCGCAATAAGGAAGCGGTGCCCAATGGCTTTCCACCTTTTACTTCTCGACCATAACCACTTAGGAGCCTCCGAGTTTTCCCGGAGAAAACTccccaaatgcaaataataatgtaattgCCGGCAATCTTGCTCAAGTCTGTTTACCTTTCTGCTTCGGCGTTGTTAAACTTTTATGAGATTTGAACAgaattttaaagcatttacACCTGGCCCACGCAATGACAAATGAGCAAATGAATTGAACCCGATTCCGCGGGTCTGAGAGCCAATTTAAAACCCCACCGGCTAATTGCAGGTCGGACCCACTAATTGAGTGCAAGTCAAGCAAATCGCCTAATTAGCGGAGGCCATCTAAGCGGACTACGATTGCCAGTGGAGTGGGAGGGGCAgcgggagggggagggggagatCGGGAGAAATTCCTAGCAGTGAAAAGGATATGCAATTTGCACGGACAGGACACTTGATCTCAGTGGAAGCGCGGAATTGACAGGCTGGCCGCAGTATTCCGGTTTAATGCGTTATTAATTGGATGGTAAGCCGGAAGCGGTGGAATGGGATTTCCCTCAATTTCCCCTCTGGCCTAGCTAAATGGAAGTACACTGTAAGCATGCAACATgcatttatattcaattttatatttatacttatgATCTTAATAGTGAAGTTCTCAATTAAgtagtatatataataattagtAGCTTGGTAATACTTTAAGTAGTTTCACAGAAGAGCTTGACTTTAAAGGTCAACCCgtgataaaaaaaacttaaaaaataattccgAGTGCACTCTTCCGACTTGTCGTATATGTAAATGGCCGTGCATATTTTTCCGACTCCACTTACGGTCTAAGTGCTAGGCCGGAGTACATTTCGAGAATGTTTTCGGATGTCGCCGGCAAGACCACGTGCCACGTGGAGGGAGCACCACGTGCCACCGGCTCCAACCACGTCGCCAGTTGACTTTTCATAGATTTAGGACTACATTTTTCTTGAAGCCACAGCGCCACTTTGCCGCTGAGCCGAACGCACCGCCAGGTTTTCAGGTTTTTCCGGTGGGCGGATACGTGCCTCATCCACGTAGCTCCTCCACATTCACTGCCACTGTCGCCGTCATTCGTATGCCACATGTGTCGGTTGCACACACATTTACTTGAGCTGCGCATAATGagcattatttatatttaagctGCGGAGCAGACACCAATCGTAAATAAaacgttttaatttattggGCAAGTGATAATTTCCGAACTGGTTGGCATAGgaaatgccattaaaaacgCAGCgataatttcaaaaatggATTTCCATATCTCGAGAAACGGATTCCGAACAGGTTTAACCCCCAGGACAATCAATCAAATTAACCCAATGCCCAAGGCCAAGTGCCAAAatgccgaaaattgatttcttggcCTTTGGGCAAGGTCAGTTTTTGACGTAGCCACTCAGTGTGggcaatgaaataaaattcagCTTAGTGAAAAACTAATTGGGCGTAAACAAGTTTGGTGACCTCAGGCGGTGGATTTTCTACTATTAAATCggggaaaataatatacatgtcatcccaaaaataataataaaattaaaaaatttataggaatatatttatttaagattttatgaaatatttcttatgaTAGATCTCAGCACCTGTGACCCGAGGCAGCAATTAAACATGCCACAGCTATTGAAACTGCATCGCATTTAGTTCCATTAAGACTCAGCCAGCTTCTGCTATTGCCCCCAAAGCTTATTATGATAATTGGaaattatatgtaaaaatGATGACTTAGCGGCCAAGGGCCTCGGGACAATCATCCGAGCCAAACTAGCAGTAATGCCGCATTAATCTGATTATTAATGGCGCATAAAAGAATGATATAGCGATGGCGGGTGACGGCGAGCAGAACGTAATTGAATACTAATGCaatcaattaaagttaaaCTCCGGGCACACGTGCAAAGGAGGGCCAGGAGTCGGCAGGATAAGTCCTGTAGAGCCGAGCCTTCGGGAAATGGCGGAAATAGAGATGCGACCGACTGAGATGGCGAAGTGCAGTGGCGGGCGGCTGGTCCGATGATGAAGGTCCCAGCTCTGATGAGTTCAATTAAGTTGTAAACATGATTCCACATTCTATTAATGCGCCGCCAGTCTCAGTAACTCAATACACAATCAACGGCGTTTTAGAGTTCATTTGCGTGGTATGAAAAGGGAAAtcaaatcataaaaaaaataatatgtcGCTTTGTGGAGGCGGGGACGCAACAGGATGTGTGTCTGTGAGAGTCCTTCGAGGAGAAGGAATCAGCATCGACAAGTCCTTACCTTTGGCATGCCTGCGTAGACGGAGGaatcctccagctcctctgTTCAACTTCAAATTGATGCAATTTATGAAAACTTTTGTGCGCTCAATTGCAAATACAAGTGTACAAGTGTACAATCTCTGTCATTTTTATGCACTTCCCCTAGTTATGCCAAAGCAATTTCTCTCTTTTGGCAAGTTTGCTTTCGTTTTCGCCCGAGTTCCAATCTTGATTTCCAagcgttttttcttttatacaTTTCTGTACTTTTGTGCACTGCCCCCCATCATTTTGTTCCctttttttcagcttttttctGCCATTCGTGCATTGTGCGGCAAATTAAGCCCATTGCAAGTGATTTGATTTGCTTTCATATAGAAAATACTTCAAATTCCCACTGCCATAGCGGCAATCACTTTAAAGTTGCCAGCCAAGcagcgaatgcgaatgcgaatgaaaAGTAATTTCCGACTAATGACTGTCATTTGTATCtggaaacgaaatgaaatgtgcGCCACTCCTGACggcgtttatttatttttatggcacgGGCACAGCGCGTGTCTGTAATTACCGCCAAACATTCAAAAGTTCCGCCAACGAATTAtggcatttaataattttgagTGAGTGCAGCAATGCCGCAGATCCCGATGCCCAAGCAATCCCAGGCGGAAGCAGCCAGGCAGAACTGGACCAGAAGAAAGCCAATCCCATAAAGTGCCATTAAGAATTGTATTGTCCACATACAAACATTAACTTTTGAGAACCCATATGCAAGATTCGAATTTAAGCAGTACTTTCGTTATTCAATTTTCTAAAGTTTGTGTATAGATTTTAAGTTTAGTGACCCTTACAGTATTTGGAAACAAAGTTCATTCCACCCTTCATTGTTAAAAGGCCTTGAAGCACTTCATCAATGAAATAAACACCGCACATATTGACAACAGAGCAAAAGGACTCTTAACAGAAGCTAGCACTCAAAAGTCTGTAACATCCTAAAACAGCAACAGTTAACAGTTAACATTTCAAGGCAACCAGGATTTTAACAGAACAGAGGCAGTAACATTGCAGTAACAGAAAAGCCACCCCTGCAAGTACCCCTCCTATTTCGAAAACTTCCCCGTTAGCAGGGGTGTTTTGAGTCTGCAGAATGCTAGCTGTGCTCTGTAATGTAAAGTAGCAGGATACGTGAAAAGGATACCTGTGGCATCAAAAAAAGAACTGCTGGCTGATGTTGATACTGACTTGCTTGCTCACTTGATGTGAGACTTGCCTTTAGGTGATACACTCAAGTTAATAGGACCTACTCCACTATTTGAATTTAGTCATCGTTTCAATTATAAGATCTTTTAGGACCAAAAAATACGAATAAGATTAAAGATATGTCACAGATAGGACAGTAAAAGTGCATTTAATCATCACCCACCAGGTTTTTTTCAGTGCGCGATGTTAAGTTCATTTGGCAAATGGAAGTTTCTCATTTAGCTTCCAGCTGATGAGGTGAAGATGTGGGTCTAAACCAGGCCAATGGCTTTTGGCCCcctttaaaatagttttaattgaatttattgatattttagAGTAGAGCACAGATGGCCCCTTGCCCTCGCCCGCTCACAAGTCAAATGCAAACCCAACAAAGTAGAGTGAGCTGGGGATTGAAGCTCGGGGCTCGGAACTCGGAGCTCAGGGCCTTGGGATCTGGGGTCTGGGAATTGGAATGTGGGACTGCGAGTCTGCCAAATGTGGCCCAGAAAAACCAAAGTTTAGTTAACTTTTCATCAGGCTAATAAAGCGTACGTCTTTTTGGCAACAAAATGGCGGCGTTGGAGACAACGACACCAAATCAATGCTCAAATAGAGTTTGGGCTTTTAAAATctgagcatgtgtgtgtgtgtgattatAGATGCGACTAATGAATAGAAATGTCGTCCTTCAAAACTTTTCGGTTGCCAGGCCAAGGAAAATCTGGCAGCCTCCCTCTTCGTCTCCCTCTATTTGTGTGGGTTAATGAAAATCCGATTTTTGTTCCAcatcccacacacacagacacttTATACTTTCAAGTTGACTTTgagtttttggcattttgagGGCCCAAGGAAGCGTGGCAAAAGATTTGCGGCTCACTTGGAATGCAAAACTTAAATGCGTGCCATATGAATCGTTAAttgagtgggtgtggcagcgggcggaaacggaagcgggcTGGAAGAGGAAGAGAGCGCGTTGGGAGAACGCATAGAAAATCAAGGGAAAGGGTGAATAATAAATGAGCCTTCTACGCTCTGGTTTGTAAGAAGGTATTCGAACTTGAGTTTCATAAATTTGGGATTACGTTTTGAATATTGGATGAACTCTATTTTCGACAGCCATCAGCCTGACAATATTTCTTGAAGGTAATTTAAGAGGGAAATGATGCGTCTGTGGAATTGCTCCATTACTCCTGCAATTTACATTCTTGGTTTAATTTCCTTTGCTGCGCTTAAGTTCAAGAGTcacaataattattttcacaATCTACATTTCAGATCCGCTCCAGTTTTCGAGTCATTAATGGGTATCCCATCCCTTGGTAAGCGctttaatattaaatcaaGAAGcgttggcaaatattttcatgcTCATTCATAAAATTTGACATTAGCATATTGCATTTCCATTGCGTTAATGTGACAAAATGACAAATGAAGTTGGTTTCGCTCCTCCAGTCGCATTGCATTGCCAGTCGAGAGCCgtctctctgtctgtctgtctcgTTTCATTTCCTCCGCCTGCCTTCCGGTTCCTCGAATGGTATTTTATGCGTTTCGCGGCAAACTGCACTTGaattcgcatttgcatttttccgagcgtggcaaaaagcaaaacactCTGACAAGCGTTTACAAACTCGCCAGTGCGACAACGCCAGCAACAAGCCAAGTAGCGCGGCAACtttgaaattgataaattgatttatgcaaacaaaacaacaaaaacgaaagacaGAAAGAATCTCCAGAGGAGGC is a window encoding:
- the LOC122621568 gene encoding uncharacterized protein LOC122621568, which produces MHSLLVCVSALWFCQLCEAPIGNQLCKDCRMNVIYPDGEKGNQHLAENRQIVRIINKYKRIRTQESEYRDEIGLRSFQSKELSFIAKVKVGNSVRCSAALVAPRLAITSSYCFVNDSSMPLEIIFSGGGIIAVDNVVKPDFCPEISVLHLTRPSEINPIALCQYDLPLGTKVSMMMASSDLIYYGRRRTEIISNRVCKTTFQKEDSMYITPSMLCARNSANPEKCATAPGDALLIDHQLCGLNIYGFRCFQNALNGDLYINLHKLQPMIGDLIRKLNG
- the LOC122621567 gene encoding seminase, translating into MQLSQLVLVLALCHGSVFGFSETAPQINLGEIPLNGQPYQIVRVIEYIVPYPYQRSPKISARTSSVRNKESNSLEIIPADIETLLNDGRATTEAPKAVKHFVMRILYENRVICSGALISSRLVLTSAHCFPRTLHQHPSSLYKLQASRSRIYSVANLITGTIEDMALLLLSAPLKDPLVQPIDLCDSPLRRNGNVTMYMSQQHLRFLRTKLIPNRNCKNSYAQDENAFITQTMLCALNSNRLVDCQTAKGDVLLHQDRVCGVDIYGQHCSDGGVNGELYADVFKARTQLMHLIERYSN